The Herbaspirillum sp. DW155 genomic interval CAGATCAAATGAGAACCGGCCTTGGTGCCGCCTCGACAGACCGACAGGCAGCGCACAGCCGGGCTGGACAAGCGGCCGGGCTGACGGCAAGATGCGGCATCCCATCCCTCTGCCCATCTGACCGACCTGCCCATGCAAGCCGATTACGCCACCATCCTGCAATGGATCTATCTCTTCAACTCCCTTGCCCTGGCTCAACTGGCCCTGAAGCAACTGGCCCGGCGCCGCAAGGCGCGCGGGCTGGAGCAGCGCTTTCGTGCGGCCCAGACCGCCCAGTGGCGCCTGAGCGCACCTGACTTCCTGACCTCCCGGCTGGGCGCACCCCACGCGCAGCACACGCGCGAGGACGGCGCCACGCTGTATCGCTGGCGCGGCGAGCGGCACTGGCTGGAAGCGCTCTATCGGGATGGACGATGCGAAAGCGTGGAAGTCTCCGACCATCTGGAAGAAAGCTTCCCCACCGTCAATACCTATTTCAATTGCGCGGTGCTGGCCGGGCTGGCCTGCGCCTGGAAGTTCTCGGGGCTGGCCGATGCGCCGGAGCTGGAAGTGACGGCAGCAGGCAAGCAATACCTGGCCAGTTTCATCGTCTTTGTGGCCGGTGCCTGGCTGCTCTCCTTCGTGCTCAAGCGCCAGCGCGTGTTGCTCAACCTGGGCTGCATCGCGATGGTCGTGCTGGCGCTGCCGCTGCTGAACTGGCCCTGAATCCTCAGCGCTCGCGGCTCATTCAGCGATCACGTCGGCCAGCCGATAGCCCACGCCGATCTCGGTGAGGATGTGCACCGGCTGGGCCGCATCGTGCTCCAGCTTCTGGCGCAGGCGCTGCATGTAGATGCGCAGGTAATGACCGTCTTCCGCATGCGACGGTCCCCAGCCAGCCACCAGCAACTGGCGGTGCGTGATGACGCGGCCGGCATCGCGCAGCAGCGTGGACAGCAGGCGATATTCGATCTGCGTCAGATGCAGTGCCTCGCCATTGCGGGAGACGCTGCGGGCCGGCAGGTCCACCACCACCTCACCCAGCCGATAGCGGCCGCTGGACTGGCCCGCGCCTGATGCGCGCGCATGGCGGCGCAGCTGGGCGCGCATGCGGGCCAGCAGCTCGGGCATGCCGAAGGGCTTGACGAGATAGTCATCGGCACCGGCGTCGAGGGCTTCCACTTTTTCCGATTCCTGGGTGCGCGCCGAGAGGATCACGATGGGCACGCTGCTCCAGTTGCGGATCTCGCTGACGACCTGCTTGCCATCGCCATCGGGCAGGCCGAGGTCGACGATGATGAGGTCGGGCTTGCGGGTGCCGGCTTCGGTAACGCCCTCGCGCGCGGTCTTGGCCTCATGCACGATGAAGCCCTCCTGTTCCAGAGCGCTTTTGACCAGCTTGCGGATGTGCGGATCATCTTCGATGAAGACGATGTTGCCTGCGTGTTCTTGCATGGGATGTCCTTATTCCTCGGGCAGGGCCGGTTGCGTTTCCACCGGCAGCATGAAGCAGACGGTCGCGCCCTGCCCGGCTTCCTGCGGCGCAATCCAGATACGGCCCTGGTGCGCCTCGATGATGGCGCGGCAAATGGCCAGGCCCAGGCCGACGCCGGGGGTGCTGGACTCATTGTCGCCGCGCGTGAATTTTTCAAAGGCGTGCTGCGTCATGGACGGCGGGAAACCGCGTCCCTGGTCTGCCACGCTGACCTTGACCTGGGGCGCGCCCTCGCTGTCTTCCACATGGGCGCTGATGGCAATGGGACTGCCGGGCGGCGAATACTTGATGGCGTTTTCCACCAGATTGGCCAGCACCCGTTCCAGCAATACCGCATCCACCCGCAGCAGCGGCAGCCCGGACGCGATGCGCGTTTCCACCTGACGCCCTTCGAGCGCCTTGGCCAGCAGGCGCAGGGCCGAGCCGGCCAGTTCTTCCAGTGCATTCCACTGGCGGTTCAAGGTCACCACGCCGGCCTGCAGGCGCGCCATGTCCAGCAGGTTGTTCATCAGGCCGACCATCTTCTGCGACTGTTCGCTGATGGTAAGGGCCATGGCGCGGGCATCATCATCCAGCCGCGCATTGGCAGCCAGCACCTCGGCACTGCCCACCAGCGAGGTCAGGGGCGTGCGCAGGTCATGCGAGATGGCCGAGAGCAGCGAATTGCGCAGGCGTTCGGATTCCATCGTGACCACCGCATCCTGGGCCACCTCGGCATAGTGCAGACGCTCGATGGCCATGGCGATCTGCGAGCAGAAGATCTCCAGCATCTGGCGGTTCTCGGGCAGAGCCAGCTGGGCTGCGGCGAGCTGGCGTTCTTCTTCGCTGGGCGCCTCGATGGCAAAGGCCAGCACGCCGCGCGTGCGCATGGTGGCCGTCAGCGGCAGGTACAGCGCCGCCGCCGAGGGCAAGGTGGCCGTGCCCTTGCCGGCCGCCTGGCCATTGTCATAGACCCACTGCGCGACACCGGCATCGACGCTCTTCAGGACATGGGCTCCGCCCTCCTGCTCCGGCTCGGCCAGACGCAACTGGTCGGCGCTGTCCGGCAGGAAGAAGGCGATGCGCGCACCGAACACGGCGGCCAGATGGCGGCGCCCGATTTCCAGGATCTGGTCCAGCGTCAGCAGTGCCGACAATTCCTTGCCCAACATGTAGAGATTGGCCGCCCGGCCCTCGCGCTGCATGGCCACGCTGGCCTGGCGGCGCAGGCGTGCGGTGAGCGAGCTGATGAACAGCGATACCGCCAGCATCACCGCCAGCGTCAGCAGATACTGCGCGTCGGACACCGTGATGGAGAAACGCGGATCGACAAAGAAAAAATCGAAGGACAGCACCGACAGCACCGATACCAGCGCCGAGGCCGCGCGGCCATAGCGCATCGCCACCAGCATCACCCCCACCAGGTAGAGCATGATGACGTTGGCCGGATGCAGCTTGCCGTCGAGCACGAAGGCCAGCGTGGTGGTGATGGCGCAACTGGCCAGCGCCCAGAGCGTGCCGCGCGTACGGCGACGGCGTGTCAGCAGTTCTTCGGCGGCACTGGCGGCACCATCGGTGCGGGCGGTTTCGCCCTGCTGGCGGGTACGGCTGCGGGCGATGGTGTAGAGGTCGATCTCGGCGCCGCCACGCGCGATGCGCTGGGCCAGTGTGCCGCGCGGCCAGCGCAGCAGATGATGCAGGCCGCCTGCGGGCTGGCCGATCACCAGCTTGCCGGCATTGCGGCTGCGGGCAAATTGCAGCAGTGCCGCGGCCAGTTCCTCACCACTGATGCTGGCCGTTTCCGCACCCAGCGATTGCGCCAGCTTGAGATAGGCCACCACGCGCTCGCGTGCGTCCATCGCCTGACGCTGGCCGGGCAGGTCCACATGTACGGCCAGCCATTCGGCCTGCAGCTTGGCGGCCAGACGGGCTGCTTCGCGGATCAGGCGTTCCTCGCCGGCACCGCTGCCCACCGCCACCACGATGCGTTCGCGCGCCTGCCACAGCTGGGCGATGGAGCGGTCGGCGCGATACTGGCGCATGTCCGCGTCAACCCGGTCGGCGGTGCGGCGCAGGGCGATTTCGCGCAGGGCGATCAGATTGCCCTTGCGGAAGAAATTGCGACCGGCCTTCTCGGCCTGCTGCGGCAGGTAGACCTTGCCCTGCTGCAGGCGCGCCAGCAGTTCATCAGGCGGGATGTCGACCAGCATGACGTCATCGGCACCATCGAAGACATGATCGGGCACCGTCTCGAAGACGCGGATACCGGTGATCTGGCCCACCACGTCATTGAGGCTTTCGATGTGCTGCACGTTGAGGGTGGTGTAGACATCGATGCCGGCGCGCAGCAGTTCATCGATGTCCTGCCAGCGCTTGGCGTGGCGCGAGCCGGGCACGTTGGAGTGCGCCAGCTCGTCCACCAGGATCACGCCGGGCTTGCGTTCCAGCGCGGCATCCAGATCGAACTCGGGCAACTGCCGGTCACGGTAAGGCACCATGCGCAGCGGCAGGCGCGTCAGGCCGGCAAGCTGCGCCTCGGTCTCGGCGCGGCCGTGGGTCTCTACCACGCCGGCGATCACGTCCACGTCTTGCGCGGCCAGCGCCTGGGCCGCTTCGAGCATGGCGAAGGTCTTGCCCACCCCCGCCGAGAAGCCGAAGAAAATCTTCAGGCGGCCACGCGCCTGGCGTTCTTCGTCGCGCATCACGCGTTCAAGCAGGTCGTCGGGATCGGGGCGGGTGTTCATAGGCGCAGTATCAGAGTTGGAGCATTGTAGAGGCAAAAAGCCGGTGCTACGCACTGGACGTAGCACCGGCTGCGGCGGGCATCTCCATTACCGTTCGGACTGAGTGACGGCGCAGTCGCGTATCGAAGACGCGCCTGACTCAGGGCGAACGGGTCGGAGGGTGATCCTATTGTTTGGCATCCGTCCTGGGCATGGGTGCTGCCGCATCCAGCGCCAGATTGAGCTTGAGCACGTTCACGCGCGGTTCACCGAACAGGCCCCATTGCGGCGCCTCGCTGTTGGCGTGCACCAGGTCGCGCACCTGCTGCACCGTCATGCCACGCACGCGGGCCACGCGGGCTACCTGATAGGCGGCGGCCGCCGGGCTGATGTGCGGATCAAGGCCGCTGGCCGAGGCGGTCAGCAGGTCCATGGGGATAGCGCTCTTGTTGCCCGGATCAGCCTCCTGCAAGGCCTTGGCGCGATCTTCTGCGGCTTGCTTGAGGGCCGGATTGGTCGGGCCGAGATTGCTGCCACCGGAGGCCAGGCCGTTGTTGGGGAAGGTGCCGGCAGCCGACGGCCGGCCCCAGAAATAGGCCGGGCTGGTGAAGTTCTGGCCGATCAGTTCAGAGCCGACCAGCTGGCCCTGGCGTTCGATCAGGCTGCCATTGGCCTGATGCGGGAAGAAGGCTTGCGCCAGGCCCGTCACCAGCAGCGGGTACAGGCCGCCCAGCAGCACGCCCAAAAGGATGAAGAGCGTGATGGCCGGACGCAGCGGATGGGGAGTCGAGGTTTTCATGGGACACTCCTTGAGAGTCGGATTCAGGTTCAGACCAGGCCAAAGGCGGCCAGCAGCATGTCGATCAGCTTGATGCCCACGAACGGCACCAGCAGCCCACCCACGCCATAGATCAGCAGGTTGCGGCGCAAGAGCACGGCCGCACCCAGCGCGCGATAGCGCACGCCGCGCAGGGCCAGCGGAATCAGCGCCACGATCACCAGCGCATTGAAGATCACCGCCGACATGATGGCCGATTCAGGACTGGCCAGATGCATCACGTTGAGCGCGCCCAGCTGCGGATAGCTGGCCACGAACATGGCCGGGATGATGGCGAAGTACTTGGCCACGTCATTGGCGATGCTGAAGGTGGTCAGACTGCCGCGCGTCATCAGCATCTGCTTGCCGATCTCGACGATCTCGATCAGCTTGGTCGGATTGGAATCGAGGTCGACCATGTTGCCGGCTTCCTTGGCCGCCTGGGTGCCGCTGTTCATGGCCACGGCCACGTCGGCC includes:
- a CDS encoding response regulator — protein: MQEHAGNIVFIEDDPHIRKLVKSALEQEGFIVHEAKTAREGVTEAGTRKPDLIIVDLGLPDGDGKQVVSEIRNWSSVPIVILSARTQESEKVEALDAGADDYLVKPFGMPELLARMRAQLRRHARASGAGQSSGRYRLGEVVVDLPARSVSRNGEALHLTQIEYRLLSTLLRDAGRVITHRQLLVAGWGPSHAEDGHYLRIYMQRLRQKLEHDAAQPVHILTEIGVGYRLADVIAE
- a CDS encoding sensor histidine kinase KdpD; this encodes MNTRPDPDDLLERVMRDEERQARGRLKIFFGFSAGVGKTFAMLEAAQALAAQDVDVIAGVVETHGRAETEAQLAGLTRLPLRMVPYRDRQLPEFDLDAALERKPGVILVDELAHSNVPGSRHAKRWQDIDELLRAGIDVYTTLNVQHIESLNDVVGQITGIRVFETVPDHVFDGADDVMLVDIPPDELLARLQQGKVYLPQQAEKAGRNFFRKGNLIALREIALRRTADRVDADMRQYRADRSIAQLWQARERIVVAVGSGAGEERLIREAARLAAKLQAEWLAVHVDLPGQRQAMDARERVVAYLKLAQSLGAETASISGEELAAALLQFARSRNAGKLVIGQPAGGLHHLLRWPRGTLAQRIARGGAEIDLYTIARSRTRQQGETARTDGAASAAEELLTRRRRTRGTLWALASCAITTTLAFVLDGKLHPANVIMLYLVGVMLVAMRYGRAASALVSVLSVLSFDFFFVDPRFSITVSDAQYLLTLAVMLAVSLFISSLTARLRRQASVAMQREGRAANLYMLGKELSALLTLDQILEIGRRHLAAVFGARIAFFLPDSADQLRLAEPEQEGGAHVLKSVDAGVAQWVYDNGQAAGKGTATLPSAAALYLPLTATMRTRGVLAFAIEAPSEEERQLAAAQLALPENRQMLEIFCSQIAMAIERLHYAEVAQDAVVTMESERLRNSLLSAISHDLRTPLTSLVGSAEVLAANARLDDDARAMALTISEQSQKMVGLMNNLLDMARLQAGVVTLNRQWNALEELAGSALRLLAKALEGRQVETRIASGLPLLRVDAVLLERVLANLVENAIKYSPPGSPIAISAHVEDSEGAPQVKVSVADQGRGFPPSMTQHAFEKFTRGDNESSTPGVGLGLAICRAIIEAHQGRIWIAPQEAGQGATVCFMLPVETQPALPEE
- the kdpC gene encoding potassium-transporting ATPase subunit KdpC, producing MKTSTPHPLRPAITLFILLGVLLGGLYPLLVTGLAQAFFPHQANGSLIERQGQLVGSELIGQNFTSPAYFWGRPSAAGTFPNNGLASGGSNLGPTNPALKQAAEDRAKALQEADPGNKSAIPMDLLTASASGLDPHISPAAAAYQVARVARVRGMTVQQVRDLVHANSEAPQWGLFGEPRVNVLKLNLALDAAAPMPRTDAKQ